The nucleotide window TCCCCATGTGACCATTTCCTGTCTGTAAATCTGCATCAGCATTTTTGCACCACTCATCCTGCCACGTGAGGACGCTTACACAACTCACACAGTGGCCTCCTTTAGAAGTGTACTAATGAAGTTAATGACATATAATGTAAGGTGTCAGCATTTATAGTTGGTGGACAAAAGTAGAGGAGAAAGTTATCTGCGGATTAAGGCATACATATGGTCACTCAGTTTGTTGCCAAGTAAGTGAGCTGAGCGTAATGAGGTCAAGGGGCAACAGAGGTTGGTTTTACAGCAATGATTGTCTAAATGGGCATGGTCATACAAGGATGTGGATTTCAAACCTGCAGGCACAGCTATATTTGTTACGCTGAACTTTCGACCCTAAGCTGACAGCAGATGTCCCCATTCTTTCAGCAGAAGAAGACATCGGATGAGCAACAGACCCTCCAATGATCTTTAGTGAAACAACCTTCATGTACACCAATGAGAAAGCATATCTCATCATAATCATGTATACTAACCATAGACCAGAACTATGTGTGTAGTAAAAGTTAGACCTGTATATTTGGTACAGTATCTGTCATTAATACTTATTATTATCTTGATAATAATTCTCTGTTCATAATATTGTCCATAAcctcaaaaatatatttttttccagtcctgatttaaaaaatataaaaaatactgCCATAAAAGTGAATCCCTTAATTGAAAAATAGTAAGAAAATTGCAAcataatcaaaaataaaagcttgtgagaagtttatttttttttaatttgaacaatATAAGAATGGCAACTTGGCAACATTGTGAGGGATCGAATGGttatttacaacaacaaaataagcaCTTGACATTGAGAGTTTGTTTATATAAGAGGTTTGCAAAGTAGACATTTCCATGGATACACAATATCTGTACCAGAACAGAAGCACTCTTTGTCATTGGGATTAAGCATCATGGAAACATCACTTCTCTCTGCcgcagtcggtgcacaagatGTTGTCGCGCTCGGTGAGGAAGCCGCGTCCGACCAGCGACACGGCGCACTGAATGCACGTGAAACACTCGCTGTGCCACTGGCGTTCCTCAAAAGAGATGTACTTGGCCCCTGCCAGACCTGCACACGTCAAAGAAAGATGCATGCATTTACATCATGTGCAGGTCGTTCAATccaaaccccaaaacaaatgcaaatgaagGCCTTGAATTAAAGCAAGAGATCTGTATGTCAGAGATTGATTGACAATACACGAGCATCAGGGACTCACTGGTGATGGGCTTGGTGCAGCCCACGCACTTCTTTGCATACAGGTTGCTGAAGCACTCGAGGCAGTACGGGTAGTTTTCCTTGGAGGTGAAGCGCTGACCCGAAAGCTGCTTCCTGCAGCTGATGCATAGAAAGCACTCGCGGTGCCACGGCTTGTCTTGGTAGGTAACTCCACCCGTTGTGATGGCCTAGAGGTAAAACACATCCATGGGAGGGCAAAGTCAAAGAAGGAGAAACATTCTCTTACTATGCATCCTTTTGTTATGTCCCCCCCACCATGTGATTAATATTAAAAACACCAGAGTCAGTGGGATTTACTGCATACAAACACAGAAACTATACCTTCTTACAAATACAGCACTGATAGGCGAACTGCTTCTCGAAGCAGGGCACACAGAAGTAGCCGGTGTCTTTTGGGATGAAGGACTTGGTTCCTATTGGCTGCTGGCAGCGGTGACACAGGAAGCAGGTCTCATGCCAGCTGTTCCCCTTGTATTCAATTTTGCGGGATCCTGGCACACGGGACGAGAGCAGCTTAATCAGCATATGGTACCTCGATGACAGAAACGCACTGCAGCCCTAAAGGAGTCTTGCTTTTTCTCAGGGCCGTGAAGAAGGATGAAATCGCATCGCTGCATAGTGTTCAAATGGTTTATTTGTCATCTGTATGCGGCTTTTCTGACTAAATCGATTGTGTGATGAGGTTGCCTTGTCAACTTCCAAGATCCAGAATACATTTTCAGTCTCAATTCTTGGAATTGTTTaattttttgtaaaatgtacCAACCATAACCAATGTTATTTTATATGCATgacaaaaaaagtaattaattgGATTAAGGATATGAATTATTCAACAAACTGAATCCACTTATAGCACGTCTCAATATTTAGATGCATTTCCCAAATTCCAGAACAAATACATTAAgaatagcaacaacaacaaattattTTTGACCAAAGGATTAACAACCAATCAACTCACAGTTTAGTCAAAACGTTCTTGCTCATTAACTTTGTCATACTATAaataaaggaatagtttgataTTTTGGGGAAACAGCCATTTGCATTAGagagatttagaggtgctgagAAGTGGATTTTGTCACCAGTGAATGGAACCAAGCTAACTCATCTTTACTGTGCTGATATGAGAGCTGCAGTAGTATAAGTTATATAAGTGGAAAATATATCGTCAATACAAGTGAAGGGAGGAAAACCTTTCACTTTTCTTGATGGAAAGGATgatattttttgcaaatttaGCCAAAATCTTTCAGAGAATATCCAATTACTGCTTCTCGACTGGTTCTGTGTTAACAAAAGTGAATTAAGTTGAGTAAACTACTATTTTTCAAGGATGAAAATGTAGTTTGAATGTTGTTCTCTTCTTATGTTATTATTCCATTTAATGTGTGTAATGTGAATGTGCCAATAGATGGTGAAACAGATTTAAAGGTGTTGCCGATTCATCGCCATCATCCTAACCTAACGCATCATACCTGGCATGACGGTTTTCTTGCAAGTGGTGCACTTGGAGGAATAATCGTGTGCGTGGCATTCGGTGCAAAGTAACAAATCATCCTTGGCGGCAAAGGCCTTTTCCACCAAAGAGCGGCTGCACTTTGCACACTTGAAACACTCCTCGTGCCAGTGGCGATCCTTGTGAGACAAGTCCTGTAGATGTTTAACGCATTGTTTatatcacattttcaaaaaaatgtgactagtttgtgtttttatactGGGATTAATATGTTTTCTATTCAGTCGTTACTTGAAATGAAAGCAATTGCAAAGGGTAACATTGGGGCTTTCTTACCTTGCAGTCGCAGCCAATTGCTAAAGAGCAGCCCTCGCAGTTATTAGCAAACAGGTTCTCATAACACTTGGGGCAGTACTGTTTGTCCTCTTTCATTATGTACTTCTTCCCCAGCAGGGCGTCTTTGCAGTAATTGCAGTCGAATCGCTCGCTGATGGACATTGTCGTTTGGTTTCCTGAACTGAAGGTCAAAGAGAGCCGGAGGAGGAAAATTGAATAGTGGAAAAGATTAAGAAAGATGAAGAAAGGAGCTTTGTTGTATTAAAGAAGTCTTTACCTGCGTCGATATGGGGCGAGGGTGAGGCTGGAGCTGAGGTCTGCAGGATCAGtccaggcagagggaggaaaaggggtgAGGCAGGATTAGAGGTGACCACTGGGGGGGGGATCTTCTATAAATACGGTCCCTCGTATTAGTAGTAATCTCTGGGGAGAATGGACATGCTCCACTGCATCATACTGCACCTTTTAAGGGTACGTAGCGTAGGGCAACAAGCCTTTAAACTGATATAatcattgtgtcttttttccaGCAATGTGTACAAAGCAATGAGTAATGCAATAGTTTTAGGACCAAAAAAACTACAATGGAGTTAATGGTAAGAACCTCTGACACATAATATTTGCCTGTTCCCGCTCATAAATACGTTTCTATATTGGTGCAACAAACAAAGATGGTTGGCCATTTGGATTCCGTTGACTTCATCAGtgcctgccacacacacaagcagttgCGGATGCCTTTTGAAAGGACCCCTCCAGGTTCTCTGGGATTGCCAGGTACTGAACTATATATTGCAACAACCTCTCCGAAGCCATTGAGAGAGCCTTGGCACCACTTGAAAAGGGAGGCTGAGGGCCTGCAGGATGTCAAGTCCATCCACGGCAAAATAAAGGAGGAGCAGATATTACACTCTGATGGTGATCATCTTGCTGATAACTCAGTACTCTTGTcacttcattaaaaacaaatacattttgtgttgcTCTTTAACAAGAGATAAAAGACACAATGAAAAAATCCCTGGCCGATAGATTGTGACAATATAGCACAAATGCAAAACAGTATGAATGGAAATTCCTATAACTACGGTTATTTTGAACCAACATTAGATACAACAAAGACACCCAGAAACATCGGGTGACTCCCACTGGGTCACAGCAACTCCTTGTATGTAAAGTCATTGCGTTGGTGCTGTATTGACCCAAATGTGATACAGTTTGACCCAGCTAGCGTTATGCAGTTTATTACAGTATAATTAAGACTCAAATGCCTCTTTCTGTATGTATGTTTGGTCCAGTCATCAATTCCAGTTGAAAGCACCTGAAACGTTACAAATCTTCTTTTTCCAACTTTTCGAACAAAATTATTCCAGTTCTTCAGCATCTTTGACTGACAGCCGACTAATTGAATCTTGGAACATGTGCTGATATCAGTTTTCCAAAAGGATCACCAGGCGGACATCTTCATAAAAATAGCCCGAGGAGACCACCACAGGCCTAATCcctcatacgcacacacacacacacacacacacacacacacacacacacacacacacacacacacacgcacacacacacacacacacacacacacacccacacactcacagagagaCATCCACAGGAAGGTCAGTAACAGGGATGAGGCTGAGAGGAATGCAACTGTCTTTTCTCTACAGTGCCACTCCTTGTAAAACAGTTCAACCCTTGTGAATATCTACAAATATAATCCAGTTTAGATCCGCAGAGTATGTTGGGACAAAGCCTGCGTTGTATGTAGGTGGTATCTACGAACCTCCGAGGAGTAATTTAAGACTCGGTTATTTTTTTAGCAACAAACTGCGTGTTATGAAAGGCCTTTAGCACAAAATAACCGTATCATTTCAGGAATTCAAGGGATGGGGATATTTCtgattttgaagtcatgccacCCATCAGGTTTTACATATATGTAAGTAGGTGGATCCACCGGATTACAGAGAGTCATCTGCGGATCTGGATTAAATTACCACTGTATTTTACCCCTGCTCCCTGCTGGTGTCCAGATCAGCGGCTGCAAATCTCAAAGCCAAGCAGACCGCAAATAAACCCAGTAACAACTGTAGGGCAAATATAGTCATTGCTTCTCAAAAAGCTTCTAATCTTTGTTGCATTGGTGGCTGATGGACATCATGTCTGTCTTCAAACGAAGGGTGGGGGTGACCTGTATTCGCCAGCAAGCAAAGTATCTCATCTCTCAattgtgaaaaatgtttttttatcatCAAGAGAGGGCAATGTttactgaatatttaaataGGAGATTACTCTCTTGTGTAGTGTTGATCTGCAATTTGTCCATGCATGTTTGTGTTAATATAACTGCTCGAATTTGCATCTGAGATTCCAGGTGCTGCTCTTTGTCTCTCGGATTATTAACTTCTACACCACACAGTGCCCACTCTGCAAGGCAAAACGCTTGCTGATCTCGCATTTTCCTTTTTGCCTGCTTAATCCTCTGGAGTCAACTAGTGAGCAGCTGCCAACCGATTCTGTATGTGGCCTGTCCAGCCTCAATAAATAGGCCTTTATTTGACCTGGACTCGGGTGTCCTCTTATCTTAATGTATTCAGCCTTTACAATAAGGTGCCAGTGGCCGATCTTTCCCTCTCTTAATGAtctcagagaagaagagaagcattTACTTTTTGGGGCGGCTCTTTTGAGGTGGCGACTTGTTGTCGACTGAGACAGATCAACACGACACAGTTGCATCTTTCTGCAGCACAAAAGCCTCGCCGCACCAGAGTTGACAGCTGGTTGGCATGGTGATGACAGCATAAGTGGGGTCCATTAGATTGAGATGAGGGGCGGCTCTTGTAGTTAATGAGAGGACTCACACAAACCTGGCCCTTTGAGTCGGCCTGCACACTCTACTGCCGCATGGAAAGCGCTTTCAACGCAGCTTTTTCATCAGAACAGGATAGCCGCATAGGGGGCTGCAATCTCCAAAAACCTTCATCAGGGAGACCCTGTGAGCCTCGCCTAGTTCTCACCAAAATGAGTTAAGGCATGAGTGGGTGATTAGAACTGTCACATACCCAGACATGTGATCTCTGCTGCTAAGGTGGAGAAAAAGTTGTCTACTCCTTGGAATGCACTACCCATTAAAATGCTCTCAAGTTCAGCCAATGGAAATACTTTCTTTATTCTATACATTTGAAGGGCAATTCCTCAGTGCCTTAAAGCAGAACACTTTAAGAGTCCATCACAAGTGAACAAATTCACTGTCATCCAAAATGCCCAGCAGTCATTGGCATCTTACCTGGGCCTTATTTACTATTATTACAGTACAAATGTGGATATTTTGGGGGGGAGATAACTGACATTTTGTAAAGTTGGATGCAACATAAACCATTGCAAGTTTTGTCCGATATTCATTGTCGCCTAGCTCTGTTTTGGTCGCATTTCCTCCTGAGGTCAATGTAAGGCTCCTTCAGAAAAGCACTGAAGAGGAGGCAGCAGGTGCTATTAAGTGATTTAATGATGACTTAAACTTACAGGATGCAGTCCAAACCACGGCAGGCGACCGCGGAACAGCTAAAAATAAACCAGGAGCACTAGAACAGAAAACTATCAAGTAAAAGGTTGGTCTTTTTTGCACTAGTCGTGACAACGAGCTGACAATGAAACAGGAGAGGCACACGCACTAAATACACAATGAGAGCAGGGTGACGAGTGCAGGGGACAAACAGGCTGTCCACACCTGTTGACGGACCGGCAAAGTCAATTCAAGTTTCATTCGTATTCTTTGTCGCTCAATGCCATTGGATAGCTTGACATGCTATCTATAGCCTTGTTGTGCTAACAGGAATTGCAGAGTCCGTTTTACGATTATCTCTGGCTTTGTCCCTACAGGAAAAACTTTTGACGTTACAACATCTGTGCCAACGTTTTGAAAACTGGATGCGAAGTGACCCCCCTGCCACCTGAACTTTAACAATAATCCCAAACTGACATCGATGGATTATTTGCGCCGCCGATCCCGCCAACGCACACATTTGTCACACCCGCTGACCGGCGGCGTTAAGCAGGGGCAGTTAACAAAGATGCGTCATCTTTGTGTGGCGGAGGAGATGACTCCAAATACCAGAGTGCTAGCGCGGATATTGGGTAACTAACAACAAGCAGAGGATTGAGGCGTAACCAAAGCAACACACTCTCCTTGCACTCATCAATCACTTATCAAGGCTTTTGGATAGCTATTTATACCTCTGCCTGCATTAAACGGCAATGCAATTGGAGTTGGAGATTTGGTTTTAACGTATTATTTTCAAAAGTTAACCATAATTtcttcactctcactctcttatcaaaagaaaaacatttgtat belongs to Gasterosteus aculeatus chromosome 15, fGasAcu3.hap1.1, whole genome shotgun sequence and includes:
- the fhl5 gene encoding four and a half LIM domains protein 5; translated protein: MSISERFDCNYCKDALLGKKYIMKEDKQYCPKCYENLFANNCEGCSLAIGCDCKDLSHKDRHWHEECFKCAKCSRSLVEKAFAAKDDLLLCTECHAHDYSSKCTTCKKTVMPGSRKIEYKGNSWHETCFLCHRCQQPIGTKSFIPKDTGYFCVPCFEKQFAYQCCICKKAITTGGVTYQDKPWHRECFLCISCRKQLSGQRFTSKENYPYCLECFSNLYAKKCVGCTKPITSLAGAKYISFEERQWHSECFTCIQCAVSLVGRGFLTERDNILCTDCGREK